The proteins below come from a single Streptomyces sp. SCSIO 75703 genomic window:
- the coaA gene encoding type I pantothenate kinase, producing the protein MISPVSSLSQSAHRPRPEATPYVDLTRAEWSALRDKTPLPLTAEEVEQLRGLGDVIDLDEVRDIYLPLSRLLNLYVGATDGLRGALNTFLGEKGSQSGTPFVIGVAGSVAVGKSTVARLLRALLSRWPEHPRVERVTTDGFLLPTRELEARGLMSRKGFPESYDRRALTRFVADVKAGKDEVTAPVYSHLIYDIVPDEKLVVRRPDILIVEGLNVLQPALPGKDGRTRVGLADYFDFSVYVDARTEDVERWYLNRFRRLRETAFQDPSSYFRKYTQVSEEEALDYARTTWRTINKPNLVENVAPTRGRATLVVRKGPDHKVQRLRLRKL; encoded by the coding sequence TCCGGTCTCCTCGCTGTCCCAGAGCGCCCACCGGCCCCGGCCGGAGGCGACTCCCTACGTCGACCTCACCCGCGCCGAGTGGAGCGCGCTGCGCGACAAGACACCGCTGCCCCTGACCGCGGAAGAGGTCGAGCAACTGCGCGGCCTCGGCGACGTCATCGACCTCGACGAGGTGCGGGACATCTACCTCCCGCTCTCCCGCCTGCTCAACCTCTACGTCGGCGCCACCGACGGCCTGCGCGGCGCGCTCAACACCTTCCTCGGCGAGAAGGGCTCCCAGTCCGGCACCCCCTTCGTCATAGGGGTCGCCGGCTCGGTCGCGGTCGGCAAGTCCACCGTGGCCCGGCTGCTGCGCGCCCTGCTCTCCCGCTGGCCCGAACACCCGCGCGTGGAGCGGGTCACCACCGACGGCTTCCTGCTGCCGACCCGGGAGCTGGAGGCCCGCGGACTGATGTCGCGGAAAGGCTTCCCCGAGTCGTACGACCGCCGCGCGCTGACCCGCTTCGTCGCCGACGTCAAGGCCGGCAAGGACGAGGTCACCGCCCCCGTCTACTCCCACCTCATCTACGACATCGTCCCCGACGAGAAGCTGGTCGTCCGCCGCCCGGACATCCTCATCGTCGAGGGCCTCAACGTGCTCCAGCCCGCCCTGCCCGGCAAGGACGGCCGCACCCGGGTCGGCCTCGCCGACTACTTCGACTTCAGCGTGTACGTGGACGCCCGCACCGAGGACGTCGAGCGCTGGTACCTCAACCGCTTCCGTCGGCTGCGCGAGACCGCCTTCCAGGACCCCTCCTCGTACTTCCGCAAGTACACGCAGGTCTCGGAGGAGGAGGCCCTCGACTACGCCCGCACCACCTGGCGCACCATCAACAAGCCCAACCTGGTGGAGAACGTGGCCCCCACCCGCGGCCGGGCCACGCTGGTCGTGCGCAAGGGACCCGACCACAAGGTCCAGCGGCTGCGGCTGCGCAAGCTGTGA
- a CDS encoding DUF389 domain-containing protein: MLHLRLIVPADRTAEAVDLIDRTVGTAHLVVLPGAARDPAGDVVLCDVARETGDELISGLQDLGVDRGGAITAESLDLSLSRQAERAEREAPGEAADAVLWEQLEEATQEESTLSITYVAFITLATMIAACGVVLDNAVLIVGAMAVGPEFGPLAGICTAIVQRAPRLALRSALALVLGFAAAMAVTAGFTLFMDAVGLFGRDRLEGARPNTGFVAAPDWFSFVVAVLAGIAGTLSLTSAKSGALVGVAISVTTVPAAANAAVALVYGDTHQSWHSAQQLVLNLFGIVLAGTLTLLTQKALWAWRRPRTTRPARPRGRRGSRPA; encoded by the coding sequence ATGCTGCACCTGCGCCTGATCGTCCCGGCAGACCGGACCGCCGAAGCCGTCGACCTGATCGACCGGACGGTCGGCACCGCCCACCTCGTGGTGCTGCCGGGCGCGGCCCGCGACCCCGCCGGTGACGTCGTGCTGTGCGACGTCGCCCGCGAAACCGGCGACGAGCTGATCAGCGGCCTCCAGGACCTGGGCGTCGACCGCGGCGGGGCCATCACCGCCGAGAGCCTCGACCTCTCCCTGTCGCGGCAGGCGGAGCGGGCCGAACGGGAGGCTCCCGGCGAGGCGGCCGACGCGGTGCTGTGGGAGCAGTTGGAGGAGGCGACGCAGGAGGAGTCGACCCTGTCGATCACCTACGTCGCCTTCATCACGCTCGCCACGATGATCGCGGCCTGCGGCGTGGTGCTGGACAACGCGGTGCTGATCGTGGGCGCGATGGCGGTCGGCCCGGAGTTCGGCCCGCTGGCCGGCATCTGCACGGCGATCGTGCAGCGGGCGCCGCGGCTCGCCCTGCGCTCCGCCCTCGCGCTGGTGCTGGGCTTCGCCGCGGCGATGGCGGTGACGGCGGGCTTCACCCTCTTCATGGACGCGGTGGGGCTGTTCGGCAGGGACCGGCTGGAGGGGGCGCGGCCCAACACCGGCTTCGTCGCGGCCCCGGACTGGTTCTCGTTCGTGGTCGCGGTGCTCGCCGGCATCGCCGGGACGCTCTCACTGACCTCCGCCAAGTCGGGGGCCCTGGTCGGCGTGGCGATCTCCGTGACGACGGTGCCCGCCGCGGCGAACGCGGCCGTCGCCCTCGTCTACGGCGACACCCACCAGAGCTGGCACTCGGCACAGCAACTGGTGCTCAACCTGTTCGGGATCGTCCTGGCCGGGACGCTGACGCTGCTCACCCAGAAGGCGCTGTGGGCCTGGCGCCGTCCGCGGACCACGCGCCCGGCCCGCCCGCGCGGCCGGCGGGGGTCACGGCCCGCCTGA
- the glmM gene encoding phosphoglucosamine mutase translates to MGRLFGTDGVRGVANADLTAELALGLSVAAAHVLAEAGTFAGHRPTAVVGRDPRASGEFLEAAVVAGLASAGVDVLRVGVLPTPAVAHLTGALGADLGVMLSASHNAMPDNGIKFFARGGHKLADELEDRIESVYAEHRTGAPWERPTGVGVGRVRDYDEGLDQYVAHLVGVLPNRLDGLKIVLDEAHGAASRVSPEAFARAGADVVTIGAVPDGLNINDGCGSTHLDLLKAAVVEHGADLGIAHDGDADRCLAVDHTGAEVDGDQILAVLAVSMRERSALRRDTVVGTVMSNLGFKLAMEREGIRLVQTAVGDRYVLEKMKAEGFALGGEQSGHVIILDHATTGDGTLTGLMLAARVAETGRTLRDLASVMERLPQVLVNVPDVDKTRVRTSAELATAVTEAEHELGTTGRVLLRPSGTEPLVRVMVEASDIEQARSVAGRLADAVKSALG, encoded by the coding sequence GTGGGACGACTCTTCGGCACGGACGGCGTGCGGGGCGTCGCCAACGCGGACCTGACCGCCGAGCTGGCGCTCGGCCTCTCGGTCGCCGCGGCGCACGTACTGGCCGAGGCGGGCACCTTCGCCGGGCACCGGCCCACCGCCGTGGTCGGGCGGGACCCGCGGGCCTCCGGCGAGTTCCTGGAGGCGGCCGTGGTGGCGGGGCTGGCCAGCGCCGGCGTGGACGTGCTGCGGGTCGGCGTGCTGCCGACGCCCGCGGTGGCCCACCTCACCGGCGCGCTCGGCGCCGACCTCGGCGTGATGCTCTCCGCCAGCCACAACGCCATGCCCGACAACGGCATCAAGTTCTTCGCCCGCGGCGGCCACAAGCTCGCCGACGAGCTGGAGGACCGCATCGAGTCCGTCTACGCCGAGCACCGCACCGGCGCCCCCTGGGAGCGGCCCACCGGCGTCGGCGTCGGCCGGGTGCGCGACTACGACGAGGGCCTGGACCAGTACGTCGCCCACCTCGTCGGCGTCCTGCCCAACCGGCTGGACGGGCTGAAGATCGTCCTCGACGAGGCGCACGGCGCGGCGTCCCGGGTCTCGCCCGAGGCGTTCGCGCGGGCCGGGGCCGATGTCGTCACCATCGGCGCGGTGCCGGACGGCCTCAACATCAACGACGGCTGCGGTTCCACCCACCTCGACCTGCTCAAAGCGGCCGTCGTCGAGCACGGCGCCGACCTCGGTATCGCCCACGACGGCGACGCCGACCGCTGCCTGGCCGTGGACCACACCGGCGCCGAGGTCGACGGGGACCAGATCCTCGCCGTGCTCGCGGTGTCGATGCGGGAGCGCTCCGCGCTGCGCCGCGACACCGTCGTCGGCACCGTCATGTCCAACCTGGGCTTCAAGCTGGCCATGGAGCGCGAGGGCATCCGGCTCGTGCAGACCGCGGTCGGCGACCGGTACGTCCTGGAGAAGATGAAGGCCGAGGGCTTCGCGCTCGGCGGCGAGCAGTCCGGGCACGTCATCATCCTCGACCACGCCACCACCGGCGACGGCACCCTGACCGGCCTGATGCTGGCCGCGCGGGTCGCCGAGACCGGGCGTACCCTCCGGGACCTCGCCTCCGTCATGGAGCGGCTGCCGCAGGTCCTGGTCAACGTGCCCGACGTGGACAAGACGCGGGTGCGGACCTCCGCCGAACTGGCCACCGCGGTCACCGAGGCCGAGCACGAACTGGGCACCACCGGACGGGTCCTGCTGCGCCCCTCCGGCACCGAGCCGCTGGTCCGCGTGATGGTCGAGGCGTCCGACATCGAGCAGGCCCGCTCGGTCGCGGGGCGGCTCGCCGACGCCGTCAAGTCGGCCCTGGGCTGA
- the rpsI gene encoding 30S ribosomal protein S9 — MAETTAEQPLEEIDIDSYTTESEVPVEGEYTSESLASRFGEPQPAAGLGRRKNAIARVRIIPGTGKWKINGRTLEDYFPNKVHQQEVNEPFKVLELDDRYDVVARIAGGGVSGQAGALRLGVARALNEADVDNNRGPLKKAGFLRRDDRAVERKKAGLKKARKAPQYSKR; from the coding sequence GTGGCCGAGACCACTGCCGAGCAGCCGCTCGAAGAGATCGACATCGACAGCTACACCACCGAGTCCGAGGTCCCCGTCGAGGGCGAGTACACCTCGGAGTCGCTGGCCTCCCGCTTCGGCGAGCCGCAGCCGGCCGCCGGCCTGGGCCGCCGCAAGAACGCCATCGCCCGTGTCCGGATCATCCCGGGCACCGGCAAGTGGAAGATCAACGGCCGCACCCTCGAGGACTACTTCCCGAACAAGGTGCACCAGCAGGAGGTCAACGAGCCCTTCAAGGTGCTCGAGCTGGACGACCGTTACGACGTCGTCGCCCGTATCGCCGGCGGCGGTGTCTCCGGTCAGGCCGGTGCCCTGCGCCTGGGCGTCGCCCGCGCGCTGAACGAGGCCGACGTCGACAACAACCGCGGCCCCCTGAAGAAGGCCGGCTTCCTGCGCCGCGACGACCGCGCGGTCGAGCGGAAGAAGGCCGGTCTGAAGAAGGCCCGCAAGGCTCCGCAGTACAGCAAGCGCTAA
- the rplM gene encoding 50S ribosomal protein L13: protein MRTYSPKPGDVTRQWHVIDAQDVVLGRLASTAASLLRGKHKPIYAPHVDTGDFVVIINADKVHLSGNKRSQKLAYRHSGYPGGLRSVRYDELLDKNPEKAVEKAVKGMLPKNSLGRQMLSKLKVYKGDQHPHGAQQPVPFEITQVAQ, encoded by the coding sequence GTGCGTACGTACAGCCCCAAGCCCGGCGATGTGACGCGCCAGTGGCACGTCATCGACGCCCAGGACGTCGTCCTGGGTCGTCTGGCCTCCACCGCCGCCTCCCTCCTGCGTGGCAAGCACAAGCCGATCTACGCGCCCCACGTCGACACCGGTGACTTCGTCGTCATCATCAACGCCGACAAGGTGCACCTCTCCGGCAACAAGCGGAGCCAGAAGCTGGCCTACCGCCACTCCGGCTACCCCGGCGGTCTGCGCTCGGTGCGCTACGACGAGCTGCTGGACAAGAACCCGGAGAAGGCCGTCGAGAAGGCCGTCAAGGGCATGCTCCCGAAGAACTCCCTGGGCCGTCAGATGCTCTCGAAGCTGAAGGTCTACAAGGGTGACCAGCACCCGCACGGCGCCCAGCAGCCGGTGCCGTTCGAGATCACCCAGGTCGCGCAGTAA
- a CDS encoding glycosyltransferase 87 family protein, protein MRTGKDDISGWLVRPAERYLWAVSAAVPAAIAASAARSAPDGGMDNAIVVRAARTWLAGGSPYDDPHFLYLPSAVPAAVPEALLPGAVLRVLVPCAVTALLVLAWGCALRLHGVPLRSRLAALGPLALAAGFAPFGHLVRLGNWTVVAVVALPLCLLLASRGRWTAAGAVVGAAVALKPLLAPVALLFVFARRPRALAAAVLPPVLASAAAALLMPDPAGFVTRTLPFLLHGDDGFVRFYEASPAAVLPRLGVPAVFAEGAALLAAGAGVLCAYLRWRRADPGPGRLAETGAGLMLSAFLVSRPSYDHYLLVVLPVLLAGLPAAGSAARRPGFWIALVPQVPGVPWPWLEAERRRAFKDAFTLCVLAVTVAGRARAGSGPPGGEGRAGGAREAVRAPATPF, encoded by the coding sequence ATGCGGACGGGCAAAGACGACATCTCCGGGTGGTTGGTGCGACCGGCCGAGCGGTACCTGTGGGCGGTGTCCGCGGCGGTGCCGGCGGCGATCGCGGCGAGTGCCGCGCGGTCGGCGCCGGACGGCGGGATGGACAACGCGATCGTGGTCCGGGCGGCCCGCACCTGGCTCGCCGGCGGCTCCCCCTACGACGACCCGCACTTCCTGTACCTGCCGAGCGCGGTGCCGGCCGCCGTGCCCGAGGCGCTGCTGCCCGGGGCGGTGCTCCGCGTGCTGGTGCCGTGCGCGGTGACGGCCCTGCTGGTGCTGGCCTGGGGCTGTGCGCTGCGGCTGCACGGGGTGCCGCTTCGCAGCCGCCTCGCGGCGCTCGGACCGCTCGCCCTCGCGGCGGGCTTCGCGCCCTTCGGCCACCTGGTGCGGCTCGGCAACTGGACGGTGGTGGCGGTGGTGGCCCTGCCGCTGTGTCTGCTGCTGGCGAGCCGGGGGCGGTGGACGGCGGCGGGCGCGGTGGTCGGGGCGGCCGTCGCGCTCAAGCCGCTGCTCGCGCCGGTGGCCCTGCTGTTCGTGTTCGCCCGCCGGCCGAGGGCGCTGGCCGCCGCCGTACTGCCGCCCGTGCTGGCCTCCGCCGCGGCGGCGCTGCTGATGCCCGACCCGGCCGGCTTCGTCACCCGCACCCTGCCCTTCCTGCTCCACGGCGACGACGGCTTCGTCCGGTTCTACGAGGCGTCCCCGGCGGCCGTGCTGCCCCGGCTCGGGGTGCCGGCCGTGTTCGCGGAGGGCGCCGCGCTGCTGGCGGCCGGGGCCGGGGTGCTCTGCGCGTACCTGCGCTGGCGGCGGGCGGACCCGGGTCCCGGGCGGCTGGCGGAGACCGGGGCGGGGCTGATGCTCTCGGCGTTCCTCGTGTCCCGGCCCTCGTACGACCACTACCTCCTGGTGGTGCTGCCGGTGCTGCTCGCCGGGCTGCCGGCGGCGGGGTCGGCGGCGCGGCGCCCCGGGTTCTGGATCGCCCTGGTGCCGCAGGTTCCCGGGGTGCCGTGGCCGTGGCTGGAGGCGGAGCGGCGGCGTGCCTTCAAGGACGCGTTCACGCTCTGTGTCCTCGCCGTGACGGTGGCCGGGCGGGCCCGCGCCGGCTCCGGGCCGCCCGGCGGGGAGGGGCGCGCAGGGGGCGCGCGTGAGGCGGTACGTGCGCCGGCGACCCCGTTTTGA
- the truA gene encoding tRNA pseudouridine(38-40) synthase TruA: MSDEVRPGHVRVRLDLSYDGTEFSGWARQAGGRRTVQGEIEDALRTVTRSRETTYELTVAGRTDAGVHARGQVAHVDLPGELWAEHREKLLKRLAGRLPKDVRVWSLTEAPAGFDARFSAVWRRYAYRVTDAPGGADPLLRGHVLWHDWPLDVDAMNEAARGLLGEHDFAAYCKRREGATTIRTLQELSLRRGDDGIVTATVRADAFCHNMVRSLIGALLFVGDGHRAPDWPAKVLAAGVRDSAVHVVRPHGLTLEEVGYPPDHLLAARNRESRNRRTLPGAGGCC, encoded by the coding sequence GTGAGTGACGAAGTACGGCCCGGACACGTACGCGTGCGCCTGGACCTCTCCTACGACGGCACGGAGTTCTCCGGCTGGGCCCGGCAGGCGGGCGGCCGGCGGACCGTGCAGGGGGAGATCGAGGACGCGCTGCGCACGGTCACGCGGTCCAGGGAGACGACGTACGAGCTGACGGTGGCCGGGCGGACCGACGCCGGGGTGCACGCGCGGGGCCAGGTGGCCCACGTGGACCTGCCCGGGGAACTGTGGGCGGAGCACCGGGAGAAACTGCTGAAGCGGCTCGCCGGGCGGCTCCCCAAGGACGTGCGGGTGTGGTCCCTCACCGAGGCTCCGGCCGGGTTCGACGCCCGTTTCTCGGCGGTCTGGCGGCGCTACGCCTACCGGGTCACCGACGCCCCCGGCGGCGCCGACCCGCTGCTGCGTGGCCACGTGCTGTGGCACGACTGGCCGCTGGACGTGGACGCGATGAACGAGGCCGCCCGGGGTCTGCTCGGGGAACACGACTTCGCGGCCTACTGCAAGCGCCGGGAGGGCGCGACGACCATCCGCACCCTCCAGGAGCTGAGCCTGCGCCGCGGCGACGACGGCATCGTCACCGCCACGGTCCGGGCGGACGCCTTCTGCCACAACATGGTGCGTTCCCTGATCGGGGCGCTGCTGTTCGTCGGCGACGGCCACCGCGCGCCCGACTGGCCCGCCAAGGTGCTGGCGGCGGGCGTCCGCGACTCGGCCGTCCACGTGGTGCGCCCGCACGGGCTGACGCTGGAGGAGGTCGGCTACCCGCCGGACCACCTGCTCGCCGCCCGCAACCGCGAGTCCCGCAACCGCCGCACCCTTCCGGGGGCGGGGGGCTGCTGCTGA